In Malassezia restricta chromosome VII, complete sequence, the sequence GCCGATCGTTGCAGCCGCGTCATCTTCCACAAACAGGTCGTCTGTATACCTTCTCACAAACGCGGACTTGCCCACACCCGACGATCCGATGAGCAAGAGTTTCAGCGTAGGCAGCTCCGCCGTGGTCGTCGGTTCCCCCATGGGACGGTCGGTCGTAGTGGAGGGGAAAAGCCACGTTGCGATTCTTTCCGCTCCCTGCACCATGGCCATGACCACACAGAGCACGGAGGTGGCACCGCTTGCCTACCGCAAGATCGTGTACCACTCTGCCAAGTACATGTCATCTACGGTCATCGGCATACTCGTAGGCACGACTCGCGAGCGTGTGGAGGATGTGATCCCGTTCGTGCATCACTGGCACACGCTCAGTCCCATGACCGAGGCTGGTATGGCCCTGGTTGAAGCGCACACAGCCAAGCACCACCAGCAGATCCTGGGTCTGTACGAGGTGCCTGAGCATCTAGCACAGAAGGACGTGTCGCCTACCACGGCTGCCTTGGCCGAGACACTGGCCACCAGGATGGGCCACGCACCGCTGCTTTTCAATGTACGTATCTCGTCTCTCACCCCAGCTCAATGGCACGAAATTGATGGATATCCGCGGCGCCATAGATGCCACGGTTCAGGGACGCACTGTGCAGGTTCAAGTCCCCCAACCAGAGTCGCTCGCTTTGGCCCTGAGGCAGGAATTAGGACAGGGTGTTTTTCAGTTCCTCTATGATTGGGACGACCATCTCGAAAACACCCAACTCGATTGGCTCACCAACCCCGACCTGGCCTAGGGCACGGCATCGGCCCGGTTCCGGTGTACATAGTGTGTCATGGGCGTATCTTCCTTGGCCTCCACACCCTAGATCATGTTCAGCACGTCCGTCCGGCGCTTCGGTGCGTCCCTGACGACGAatgcgccgccgatgcgcgtcgcgatcgTGGGATCTGGACCTTCAGGCTTTTATGCCGCTTCGAGGATCCTGCATTCGTTTGATGCCCAATGCGGAACGGGCGAAAATGGCGTAGACATCCACATGTACGAGCGTCTGCCCACACCCTTTGGGCTCGTGCGATACGGCGTGGCTCCAGACCACCCGGAGGTGCGCAATGTCGAGAACAAGTTCGACGAGGTCGCACGCGATCCCCGCTTCACGTTCCTGGGTAATGTGCAAGTGACGGGCGGAGCCGATGTGCTCCCCAGCGCCGCGGTCCCTATCCCCCTTTCCTGCATGGCACCCTACTACACACATATCCTTTTTGCGTATGGCGCTTCGGATGCACGGCATCTACACCTTCCTGGAACGGGTCCTGATGGACTACAGCATATACACACAGCGTTCGACTTTGTGCAGTGGTACAATGGCCACCCTGACGCTCATACGCCTGACGCGCCGTTTCCTCGCATGAAGGGCCACGATCTTCGACACGTCGCTGTGGTGGGAGCCGGCAACGTTGCGCTCGATGTGGCGCGGATTCTCTTGCGGCAGTGCAAGTCGGCTCCCAAAGACGAAACGCTGCAGTATACCGATGCACCCCAGCCTGTGCTAGAGCGCTTGCGTACTTGGGGCGTCGAAAGTGTCGACCTgtacgtgcgccgcggcgcagctcaaCTGGCATTCACAAACAAGGAGCTACGTGAGATGCTCAACTTGccacatgcgccgtgccagcCTTTGGATCCTGCACACCTTCAGCAGGCACTGGCAGAAGTGGGTCACAGCGACAATGTCTCTCACAAGCGAGCCATGACGCGTCTtctcacgca encodes:
- a CDS encoding UPF0172 domain protein gives rise to the protein MAMTTQSTEVAPLAYRKIVYHSAKYMSSTVIGILVGTTRERVEDVIPFVHHWHTLSPMTEAGMALVEAHTAKHHQQILGLYEVPEHLAQKDVSPTTAALAETLATRMGHAPLLFNLNGTKLMDIRGAIDATVQGRTVQVQVPQPESLALALRQELGQGVFQFLYDWDDHLENTQLDWLTNPDLA
- a CDS encoding adrenodoxin-NADP+ reductase, producing MFSTSVRRFGASLTTNAPPMRVAIVGSGPSGFYAASRILHSFDAQCGTGENGVDIHMYERLPTPFGLVRYGVAPDHPEVRNVENKFDEVARDPRFTFLGNVQVTGGADVLPSAAVPIPLSCMAPYYTHILFAYGASDARHLHLPGTGPDGLQHIHTAFDFVQWYNGHPDAHTPDAPFPRMKGHDLRHVAVVGAGNVALDVARILLRQCKSAPKDETLQYTDAPQPVLERLRTWGVESVDLYVRRGAAQLAFTNKELREMLNLPHAPCQPLDPAHLQQALAEVGHSDNVSHKRAMTRLLTQLAKGSKTPYAPDHTPRWGLQLLRSPKAFYGDKRVRQAEWDVTEVRDGRAVTTGATETTPADLVLASVGYRSQPLAGTLPPPVPFDSQRHIIPNERRRVIRDGQPVPGMYVSGWLATGPVGIIVSTMLDAFGVADEMLTDWHAPDGKTRTLCASVGEKEALRGTPEALRGQQVVSYADWLRIDAAERERGQALGKPREKFVHVQDMLQVL